In one window of Nicotiana tabacum cultivar K326 chromosome 12, ASM71507v2, whole genome shotgun sequence DNA:
- the LOC107803763 gene encoding transcription factor BHLH094-like isoform X2, with translation MDPMMNEARAFQAAAANPPFNLAEIWPFPINAYANGDHHIPMNDLDHRTNHRTGSATKRRDDDESAKGVSTSGNGLSESDSKRLKATGSNENHESGGDGEGNSGKSADQPAKSAEPPKDYIHVRARRGQATDSHSLAERARREKISERMKILQDLVPGCNKVIGKALVLDEIINYVQSLQRQVEFLSMKLEAVNTRVPPHIEGFPTKDLGQQAFEANAMAFGSQGTREYAGGTSPDWLHMQIGGGFERDKVNNRHQRLINS, from the exons ATGGATCCAATGATGAATGAAGCAAGAGCATTTCAAGCTGCCGCCGCTAATCCGCCCTTTAATTTGGCGGAGATCTGGCCCTTTCCGATCAATGCGTATGCTAATGGAGATCACCATATTCCCATGAATGATCTCGACCACAGAACAAATCATCGAACCGGTTCAGCTACGAAACGACGCGACGATGACGAATCTGCCAAAGGAGTTTCAACTAGTGGCAATGGCTTG AGTGAATCTGATAGTAAACGATTGAAGGCCACGGGATCAAATGAGAACCATGAATCCGGGGGTGATGGGGAAGGGAATTCAGGAAAATCTGCAGACCAACCTGCAAAGTCAGCTGAACCACCTAAAGATTACATTCATGTGCGAGCAAGGAGAGGTCAAGCTACCGATAGTCACAGCCTAGCAGAAAGA GCCAGGAGAGAAAAGATCAGTGAGAGGATGAAAATCCTACAAGACTTGGTCCCTGGTTGTAACAAG GTTATTGGAAAAGCTCTCGTCCTTGATGAGATAATCAATTATGTCCAATCATTACAACGCCAGGTTGAG TTCCTATCGATGAAGCTTGAAGCAGTTAATACAAGAGTACCCCCACACATCGAAGGATTTCCTACTAAAGAT CTCGGGCAGCAAGCATTCGAGGCAAACGCTATGGCATTTGGTTCACAAGGTACAAGGGAATATGCTGGGGGAACATCACCAGATTGGTTGCATATGCAGATTGGCGGTGGATTTGAAAGAGATAAAGTAAATAATCGGCATCAAAGGCTAATAAATTCTTAG
- the LOC107803763 gene encoding transcription factor BHLH094-like isoform X1, with product MDPMMNEARAFQAAAANPPFNLAEIWPFPINAYANGDHHIPMNDLDHRTNHRTGSATKRRDDDESAKGVSTSGNGLQSESDSKRLKATGSNENHESGGDGEGNSGKSADQPAKSAEPPKDYIHVRARRGQATDSHSLAERARREKISERMKILQDLVPGCNKVIGKALVLDEIINYVQSLQRQVEFLSMKLEAVNTRVPPHIEGFPTKDLGQQAFEANAMAFGSQGTREYAGGTSPDWLHMQIGGGFERDKVNNRHQRLINS from the exons ATGGATCCAATGATGAATGAAGCAAGAGCATTTCAAGCTGCCGCCGCTAATCCGCCCTTTAATTTGGCGGAGATCTGGCCCTTTCCGATCAATGCGTATGCTAATGGAGATCACCATATTCCCATGAATGATCTCGACCACAGAACAAATCATCGAACCGGTTCAGCTACGAAACGACGCGACGATGACGAATCTGCCAAAGGAGTTTCAACTAGTGGCAATGGCTTG cAGAGTGAATCTGATAGTAAACGATTGAAGGCCACGGGATCAAATGAGAACCATGAATCCGGGGGTGATGGGGAAGGGAATTCAGGAAAATCTGCAGACCAACCTGCAAAGTCAGCTGAACCACCTAAAGATTACATTCATGTGCGAGCAAGGAGAGGTCAAGCTACCGATAGTCACAGCCTAGCAGAAAGA GCCAGGAGAGAAAAGATCAGTGAGAGGATGAAAATCCTACAAGACTTGGTCCCTGGTTGTAACAAG GTTATTGGAAAAGCTCTCGTCCTTGATGAGATAATCAATTATGTCCAATCATTACAACGCCAGGTTGAG TTCCTATCGATGAAGCTTGAAGCAGTTAATACAAGAGTACCCCCACACATCGAAGGATTTCCTACTAAAGAT CTCGGGCAGCAAGCATTCGAGGCAAACGCTATGGCATTTGGTTCACAAGGTACAAGGGAATATGCTGGGGGAACATCACCAGATTGGTTGCATATGCAGATTGGCGGTGGATTTGAAAGAGATAAAGTAAATAATCGGCATCAAAGGCTAATAAATTCTTAG